One Burkholderia sp. WP9 genomic window, CGTCGCGCCCCGGATAGCTTCGCCATCCTCTTGATGATCGGCCTGTGCGCGATCTGGGGGCTTCAGCAAGTCGCGATCAAGAGCACCAACATAGCGCTGCCGCCGGTCTTTCAGGCCGGCGTGCGCTCGGCGATCGCGGCCGTGCTCGTGTGGGGCTGGGCGCGCTCACGCGGCACGCCGCTCTTTCGCGACGACGGCACCCTGGGCGCCGGCGTGCTCGCGGGCGTGCTGTTCGCCAGTGAGTTCGTGTGCATTTTTCTCGGCCTGACGCTGACCAGTGCGTCGCGCATGGCGGTCTTTCTTTACACCGCGCCGTGCTTCACGGCGCTCGGCCTGCACTGGTTCGTCGACGGCGAGCGCATGCGGCGCATTCAGTGGCTCGGTATCTTCGTCGCGTTCACGGGCATGGCGCTCGCTTTCGCGGACGGCTTCCTGCATGGCCACGCCGCGCAAGGTTCGGTGCTGAAGGGCGTCGCCGGCGACGCGCTCGGCGTGCTGGCCGGTATTGCGTGGGCCGCGACGACCGTGGTGGTGCGCGCCTCGCGCCTCGCTCAATCGAGCGCCAGCAAGACGCTGTTCTATCAACTGACGGTGTCGGCGGTAGTCCTGCTCGCGCTTGCCCTCGGGCTTGGCCAGGCGCGCGTGGAAACCGTCACGCCGCTGGCGGTGGTGAGCCTCGCGTATCAGGCCGTGATTGTGGCGTTCGTCAGCTATCTGGTGTGGTTCTGGTTGCTGACGCGCTATATCGCGTCACGCCTGTCGGTATTCTCGTTTCTGACGCCGCTGTTCGGCGTGAGCTTCGGCGTGCTGCTGCTCGGCGAGTCGTTCAGCGTGCGCTTTCTGATGGCCGCGGTGCTGGTGCTGACCGGCATCGCGCTGGTCAATGCACCGGCAAAGCGTGTGACGGCCTAGCGTTCGAGTTCACCAAAGCCAGGCTCTGGCTTTAGCCTCGGGCTCGGCGCTCAGGCCTTACCCGCCACGATCTGCGCGACGCGCACATATTCGGCCACCGGCACGTCTTCGGCGCGGCGCTGCAGGTCGAAGCCGAGCGCTTCGAAATCCACCGAATCGCGATACGCAGCGAGCGTGTTGCGCAGCATCTTGCGGCGCTGCGAAAACGCGGCCGTCACCACTTCGCCGAGCACACGCTCGTCGACGGGCGGCAGTTCATGCAGTTCGTACGGGATCATGCGCACGATCGCCGAATCGACTTTGGGCGGCGGGTTGAATGCGTCGGGCGGCACGTCGAGTTGCTTGTCGATCACGTAACGGTATTGCAGCATCACCGAGAGACGGCTGAACGCCTTGGTGCCTGGCTCCGCCACCATCCGCTCGACCACTTCGTTCTGCAACATGAAATGCTGATCGATCACGCGATGCGCGAACGAAGTCAGATGAAACAGCAGCGGGCTCGAAATGTTGTACGGCAGATTGCCGACAATGCGCAGCGACGCCTTGTCGCCCGGCGCGGCCAGCGAGCCGAAGTCGAACGCGAGCGCGTCGCCCGCATGCAGTTCGAGCAGGTCGCCGAATTTCGTCTTCAGGCGGCCGATCAGATCGCGGTCCAGTTCGACCGCGTGCAAGGGCGCTTCCGACGTCGCCAGACGCTCGATCAGCGGTTCGGTGAGCGCACCGAGGCCCGGTCCGATCTCGACCATGCGCTCGCCGCGCTGCGGCCGGATGACGTCGACGATCGAGTCGATCACGCCCATGTCGACCAGAAAATTCTGACCGAAACGCTTGCGCGCGATATGACCTTGGTGCCGGCCCTGTTGCTGTCTGCTGGTGGACATCGAAGAAACGCTAAGAAAGAGAACTGCTTAAGAAAAGGAACCTGCTGCCCGACGCGCTTTCTCGCGGGCGCCCGCCATGCCGCGC contains:
- the rsmA gene encoding 16S rRNA (adenine(1518)-N(6)/adenine(1519)-N(6))-dimethyltransferase RsmA gives rise to the protein MSTSRQQQGRHQGHIARKRFGQNFLVDMGVIDSIVDVIRPQRGERMVEIGPGLGALTEPLIERLATSEAPLHAVELDRDLIGRLKTKFGDLLELHAGDALAFDFGSLAAPGDKASLRIVGNLPYNISSPLLFHLTSFAHRVIDQHFMLQNEVVERMVAEPGTKAFSRLSVMLQYRYVIDKQLDVPPDAFNPPPKVDSAIVRMIPYELHELPPVDERVLGEVVTAAFSQRRKMLRNTLAAYRDSVDFEALGFDLQRRAEDVPVAEYVRVAQIVAGKA
- a CDS encoding DMT family transporter, producing MSTSALPARRAPDSFAILLMIGLCAIWGLQQVAIKSTNIALPPVFQAGVRSAIAAVLVWGWARSRGTPLFRDDGTLGAGVLAGVLFASEFVCIFLGLTLTSASRMAVFLYTAPCFTALGLHWFVDGERMRRIQWLGIFVAFTGMALAFADGFLHGHAAQGSVLKGVAGDALGVLAGIAWAATTVVVRASRLAQSSASKTLFYQLTVSAVVLLALALGLGQARVETVTPLAVVSLAYQAVIVAFVSYLVWFWLLTRYIASRLSVFSFLTPLFGVSFGVLLLGESFSVRFLMAAVLVLTGIALVNAPAKRVTA